From the Lemur catta isolate mLemCat1 chromosome 1, mLemCat1.pri, whole genome shotgun sequence genome, the window TAGATGAGAATAGCAGTAATATAACTAGAATCTTTAGAGAACAAGATGATGGGATGAATTTCACCCAGTGTCATACAGCCAATATTCAGACTTTGGTTCCCACATCCAGTGAGGCCAACTTACAGGAATTTAAAGGCAATAATATTACAATTTATGGTAATGACTTTATGGACTTGACAGTTAACCACACTGTACAGATTTTCCCCTTGGCAGATAATTTATCTGAAATAGAAAGTCAAACTCAGAGTGTCATGATGGATGTCACAACAGGTTACAGAACTAAAGCTCCAGGAAAGAAAACTGTCTTTAAGAATAAATCAAATACTGCTTTTCAAGACCCTTCCTTAAACCCTGAAGACAAAATACATAGTGCCAGAAGTCATATTATGGGGGCAGAAACTCACATGGTCACACAGACTTCTAATCAAGATCCCATAATATTAGCCACGATGCCAGAATCTATATGTTCTAGTCCAACGACTGAAGGTTGTAAGACTGTTTTCTATTCTAGTTGTAACGATGCCATGGAACTGACCAAGTGTCTCTCAAGTATGAGAGAGGAGAATTTGCTAAAGCATGACAGTAATTCTAAAATGTATCCCAAAACTGATGCCACCACTCTTCTCACAGAGAAAACTATTTATTCAGGAGAGGATAACATGGATATTACCAAGAGTCACACGGTTGCAAtagataatcatatttttaaacaagatCAGACAAACGTAAAGATGGCAGCTGCACcaatatctgaaaaagaaatgacacTCCAAAATCACATAACCGTGTCAGAAGATGGGAAAATGAATGTAAATTGTCACTCAGTTTGTCATATATCTAAGGAAAGATTACAGCAGAGCCTGGAAAATCCTTTATCTATTTCATTGACTGACAAAAAGACTGAACTCTTAGCAGGTAAAGATATGGATTTGACTGAAAGTCATACAAGTAACTTAGGAAGTCAAGTTGCTTTTGCCTCTTATAATTTAGCACTCAAGAATACCAGTAACTCTCATTGTCATAGCAAAAGCCCTTcagatgaaggggaaaaaatgaccAAAGTTCATAGTGAACCATCCCAACAACCAGATATAATATCTAAAAACATCCTAACTGATACCTggagcaaagaaaaagatcaggtTTTGAAGATTTCACCCTATCTTGATAAAGATTCTCCTCAGTCAGCTGATTGTAATCAGGACATAGCAACAAACCATAATATCGTCTACTGTGGTGGAGTTCTTGATAAACAAGTAGCACTGGGAAATAACAGAAATACAGCTTCATGTGATCAATCTCTGTTTTCTACCACAAAACTATTATTTTCATCAGAAGGACAATCTGCCATGAAAAATCATGATACTGCTGTTAACAGTCACACAGTGAAATCTGTACTAGGCCAGAGTTCTAAACTGCCTGAGCCACAAGGGAAAAATTTACTTGATCCCACCCCTGACTGTTTTCATGACCAAATTATTTGTTCAGAGGAGGAGCAAAATATGGATTTAACCAAGAGCCACACAGTTGTCATTGGATTTGGTCCTTCTGAAGAACAAGAACTTGGTAAAATTAGTTTAGAACACAGTACCACTCAGCTAACAACAGTCAACAGACAGATAGCtgtaaatgttgaaaaatatgataaaagtcCTATAGAAAAAACTGGAGTATTTATATCTAATACTCTTATGGATGTGTCAGAGGATGAAAGTGTACAGAAACCTGGATTtctgaagaaaaagcaaaatgtcaaaatttgtgGAAGGAAAAGTGTTGGTAGACTAAAAATTGATGAGACTATTGTATTTTCAGAGGGTGATAAGAATGATATGGATATCACCAAGAGTTATACAGTGGAAATAAACCATAGACCTTTATTGGATAAACATGATTCCCATTTGGTGCCTTTGGCAGGAACTTCTAAAACTGTTTTATATACATGTGGGCAGGATGACATGGAGATCACTACAAGTCACACAACTGCCTTAGAATGTAAAACTGTCTCACCAGATGAAATAATTACTAGGCCTATGGACAAAACTGTAATGTTTGTAGATAATCATGATGAACTGGAAATGACAAAATCCCACACTGTTTTCATTGACTACAAAGCAAAAGAGAGAACTGTGCTTCTAGACAAAACTAATTGTGAACTATCCCGTAGAAAAAGCCTAGGAAAACCCAAAGTGATACCTACTCCTACTGAGGAGAgtgttttctttccagaaaatgaTGACAATGACCATCCAGCATCAAAAGACAGCCAGCTGACATATCTGGAGGAGTTCTCTAATAGTCGTCCCATAGAGAAAGCTGTAGCATTTAAAGCTGATGATAACATGGAAGTGCCTAAATCAGCCACTTGGAAAAATGTCAAAGATATACAAAAACCTGAATGTCTGAATGAACTTATATCAGGTaaaagtcagagaagaaaaagccTTAGGCTCAAAAATGACAAGACCATTGCATTTTCAGAGAATGACAAAAATGATATAGATATTACCCAGAGTTGTATGgtggaaataaataacaaaagtgcCCTGGAAGATAGAGAGGACTTACATTTAGTGCCTGTGGCAGGAACTTCTAAAactatttcatattcatttgGGCAAGATGACATGGAAATCACTGGAAGTCACACAACTGCCTTAGAATGTAAAACTGTCTCACCAGATGAAATTACCAGGCCTATTGACAAAACTGTAATGTTTGTAGATAATCACAATGATTTGGAAGTCTCCAAGTCCCATACTGTTTTCATTGATTGTCAAGCCGCAGAAAAAATACTTCAAGAGTACCCTAAATTTGgaacagcaaaaggaaaaaacttGGGTGTTTCTTTTTCTAAGGATGCTAGCTGTGTTCAAGAAATCACTAAAAAACAAGTACTGGctgtagaaaacaaaattgttCTTCACACTGACCAAAAGCATCATATGATGCCCTTTGTTCCTACTAATAAGTTGTGTGGGAATCAAGGTGAAATACAAATCATCAAATCCCATAATGCTGCTGTGGATGAAGAGGTCATAGGGAAAGTTGTAGACCAGGCCCATATATTGGAAAAAGCCAAAATTGAAAGCTGTCACTTCAATAGTACAGATAGAAGGAATGTAGAGTGTACAAGCGGTCATGCAACTGCTCTTTGTGGATCCTGTGATAATTGTTCCCATTTACCAAATGTTCCCTGTACTGATAATTTAGAGAGTAGTGTCATGACCTTATGTGataaaaataaggagaaagcCAATAATTGCCCAGTACAAAATGATCTTGCTTATGCAAACAATTTAGCCAGTGAATATTACTTGAAATCTAAGGGACTGCCTCTGTCTGCTCCCTGTTCTTCattagagaaggaagaaattcagACCCATACCAAAGGACAGTTAGATGGTGTCATAACACTACTCAAAGATCAAGATCTGATTAAGGAGCCCCCAAATCTATTAGCTAATCAAACTTTAATATATAGTCAAGATCTGGGGGAGATGACTAAACTTAATTCAAAGCGAGTATCTTTTAAGCTTCCAAAAGATCAAATGGGAGCTTTTGTTGATGATGTTTGTGTTACTTCTCAGCCTGCTCCCCCAACCCAGCAACCTCCATTGCCTCAAAAAGGACAGAGTAGTGTCAATAAAGATGAAGCAATAATGTCTAAAGCTGGAAATAAGAGTTTAAATATAGGAAATTCCTCTTCATCCacacaagaaaataaatccaaaatgcTCAATAATGAGAATCAGTTTGCTATGGCCTGCAAAAAGGAActgaaggaaaatattcaaacagCTAAATGTAATACAGTTATAGATTTCCACAGTAACTCAGACTTGACTAAGCAAATCATTCAAACCCATGCCAATGCTAGAGAAGCATCAGATCCTGTGATTGCATGTAATGTTCCATGTTTTAGTAGTTTCAACCCAAATCTGaataatttaaatggaaaaactgaAGAGGTTTTAGATTTTCAAACTGATCATATAGCACCTCCTCCAGAACAATTGCTTGAATTAGGAAATAAGGCACACAATAATATGAATATAGTACAAGCTACGGAAATACATAATGTTAACATAGTCTCCAGCAATGCTAAAGATAATAGAGacgaagaaaataaaaagtctgaTAATGGAGCTGAAACCACCTCCGTACCATTAAAGACAGTTGTTAAAGATAAAATGAGGAGATGTTCTTTGGGAATCTTTTTGCCCAGATTGCCAAATAAGAGAAATTGTAGTGTCACTGGTATTGACGACCTGGAGCAGATTTCAGCAGACACAACTGACTTAAATCAATTAGAAACTCAGCCAGTCTCTAGCAAGGATTCAGGCATTGAATGTGTTGCGGCTAAACTGAACTTAAGTCCATCTCAatatataaatgaggaaaatctTCCTATATATCCTGATGAAATTAATTCCTCAGACTCAATTAGCATAGAAACCGAGGAAAAGGCTTTGATTAAGACATACCAAAAAGAGATTTCACCATCTGAAAATCAAAtggaagaaacatttaatagcCAGAAAAGAACCTGGGtacaagaagaagaagatgatattcagaatgagaaaaaaatcagaaaaaatgagATTAAGCTTAAAGATACTGCACAAGATCAGGAGGTGAGTTTTGTCTTCTTGAACCAAggactgttctttttttttttaaattgtggttgttcttgaattttaattttagccttGAATAAGCAGAATTTGGTTACTTACAGAGTTGGAGAAATATTCTTATGTAGAACCTTCAGGAATTAATTGACTAACAGctagatttcaaaacaaattaaagtgACAATTAGgcacaaaaaatgaaatggaaagtagTGTAAAAATTAACCAATGTTGAAACTGTATAATTCTAACTATTCTGCCACCTATAGTGATTTGTCAGTGTTGCTTTATATATGAGAATCTCTAGGGAGGGTACATGTAATTTGAAAAGTCATTTTCAGTGTTATTTGAGTAGTTTA encodes:
- the KNL1 gene encoding kinetochore scaffold 1 produces the protein MDGVSSETNEENDNIERPVRRRHSSILKPPRSPLQDLRGGNETVQESSALRNKKNSRRVSFADTIKVFQTEPHMKIVRKSEMAETEAGGNVLFIQNKNLEDNYCEITGMNTLLCAPIQTQMPQKEFSIIEHNHERIHRNDQTVIFSDENQMDLTACHTVMITKGLLDSSKSEKSTKIDTTSFLANLKLHTEDSRMKKELNFSTDQNTSSEKKINFNDFIKRLKARKYNASPSTGPDKENFEVPIYSKESNSASSTHQMHATLNVDENSSNITRIFREQDDGMNFTQCHTANIQTLVPTSSEANLQEFKGNNITIYGNDFMDLTVNHTVQIFPLADNLSEIESQTQSVMMDVTTGYRTKAPGKKTVFKNKSNTAFQDPSLNPEDKIHSARSHIMGAETHMVTQTSNQDPIILATMPESICSSPTTEGCKTVFYSSCNDAMELTKCLSSMREENLLKHDSNSKMYPKTDATTLLTEKTIYSGEDNMDITKSHTVAIDNHIFKQDQTNVKMAAAPISEKEMTLQNHITVSEDGKMNVNCHSVCHISKERLQQSLENPLSISLTDKKTELLAGKDMDLTESHTSNLGSQVAFASYNLALKNTSNSHCHSKSPSDEGEKMTKVHSEPSQQPDIISKNILTDTWSKEKDQVLKISPYLDKDSPQSADCNQDIATNHNIVYCGGVLDKQVALGNNRNTASCDQSLFSTTKLLFSSEGQSAMKNHDTAVNSHTVKSVLGQSSKLPEPQGKNLLDPTPDCFHDQIICSEEEQNMDLTKSHTVVIGFGPSEEQELGKISLEHSTTQLTTVNRQIAVNVEKYDKSPIEKTGVFISNTLMDVSEDESVQKPGFLKKKQNVKICGRKSVGRLKIDETIVFSEGDKNDMDITKSYTVEINHRPLLDKHDSHLVPLAGTSKTVLYTCGQDDMEITTSHTTALECKTVSPDEIITRPMDKTVMFVDNHDELEMTKSHTVFIDYKAKERTVLLDKTNCELSRRKSLGKPKVIPTPTEESVFFPENDDNDHPASKDSQLTYLEEFSNSRPIEKAVAFKADDNMEVPKSATWKNVKDIQKPECLNELISGKSQRRKSLRLKNDKTIAFSENDKNDIDITQSCMVEINNKSALEDREDLHLVPVAGTSKTISYSFGQDDMEITGSHTTALECKTVSPDEITRPIDKTVMFVDNHNDLEVSKSHTVFIDCQAAEKILQEYPKFGTAKGKNLGVSFSKDASCVQEITKKQVLAVENKIVLHTDQKHHMMPFVPTNKLCGNQGEIQIIKSHNAAVDEEVIGKVVDQAHILEKAKIESCHFNSTDRRNVECTSGHATALCGSCDNCSHLPNVPCTDNLESSVMTLCDKNKEKANNCPVQNDLAYANNLASEYYLKSKGLPLSAPCSSLEKEEIQTHTKGQLDGVITLLKDQDLIKEPPNLLANQTLIYSQDLGEMTKLNSKRVSFKLPKDQMGAFVDDVCVTSQPAPPTQQPPLPQKGQSSVNKDEAIMSKAGNKSLNIGNSSSSTQENKSKMLNNENQFAMACKKELKENIQTAKCNTVIDFHSNSDLTKQIIQTHANAREASDPVIACNVPCFSSFNPNLNNLNGKTEEVLDFQTDHIAPPPEQLLELGNKAHNNMNIVQATEIHNVNIVSSNAKDNRDEENKKSDNGAETTSVPLKTVVKDKMRRCSLGIFLPRLPNKRNCSVTGIDDLEQISADTTDLNQLETQPVSSKDSGIECVAAKLNLSPSQYINEENLPIYPDEINSSDSISIETEEKALIKTYQKEISPSENQMEETFNSQKRTWVQEEEDDIQNEKKIRKNEIKLKDTAQDQEIFDHHTEGDIDKNANSVLIKSPSRTPSSCSSSLDSIKADGTSLDFSTYRNSQMESQFLTDTICEESLREKLKDGRITIREFFILLQVHILIQKPRQSNLPANYAINTPPTPEDLMLSQYVYRPKIQIYREDCETRCQKIEELKLSALNQDKLLADINRNLWQKMRHCSDEELKAFGIYLNKIKSRFTKMTKVFTHQGKVALYGKLAQSAQNEREKLQIRIDEMDNVLKKINNCLTEVEIETKNLENEEKDNPMEEGDSEIRAAEKELEQLKTEEEELQRNLLELEVQKEQTLAEIDFLQKQTKKTEELLDQLSLSEWEVIEWSDDQAVFTFVYDTIELTITFGESVVGFCFLEKPDRKIVGMNFQSLLDEDKAPPSSLLVHKLIFQYIEEQESWKKKCTIQHEIPKMLQELSLAVNHCRLLGEEIEFLKRWGPNYNLMNIDVNNTELRLLFCSSAAFAKFEITLSLSAHYPSVPLPFTIQNHLGNIGQDEIATILSKVPREDNYLKNVVKQIYQDLLHDCHFFH